The Oxyura jamaicensis isolate SHBP4307 breed ruddy duck chromosome 9, BPBGC_Ojam_1.0, whole genome shotgun sequence genome includes the window AGAACATTCCTGAGATTTTGACAGAGGGATGCTTAAAacaagcttgtttgtttgtctttaattaaataacTCTTTGAGATTCTTTTCCCCTCTAGTGTCCTTGGCTAGCAGATGTCTGCTTGGTTCAGTGTGCAAGGGGGGACAGGAAGAACAGCGCAAGCTGcatcatctttgaaataaacaaGTTTCTGATTGGGCTTGAGCTTGTTCAGGAGAGACAGCTGCAGATAGAAGCTCATGTCTCAAAGCCTGAGGATGACACAAACTGCTCAGTGTCCTCAATAGAAGAAGATTTCCTCACAGCATCTGAGCACCTCGAGGAGGAAAACGAGGCTGATGAGTATAAAACTGGTAAAAGCAATGAGACTGAGCATAATTCTGCTATTGCATAATTCTGTATTGCAGAACAGCCATAGCAGTGTTTACAGAAATTGCACTCAGTGTTaatttatgcatatatttatttgtaatttagAAAATGGATGGCTATTCATACTTTAAATTTTTGTTCAAAGACAAGGATACGTGGTTGTACAGCAGTTTTACGGAGCAGTAATGCATTAGACAGTTATacaaccattttctttttaaagttccAGAGTACTCTGCAAAGATTAATAccttacttttcttttagtaggccatgaaaaaataagtgtttcagAATCATCTTCAgatatcaaaaaaaataaaggaaaaggatttgAAAATCTCCACTACAGGAAAGCCAAGTTGCCATTAATTCTGGAAGGAAATTccattaagaaagaaaatacagctacTAGAGTCTCTGAAGCTGTcaatgctgcagctgaagaTGGCATCTCACAACATGAAGATAAGCCAGACCAGCAAATCCCATGGCAGAAGGAATTAGTGGAAACAGCTACATCATGTGTCAGTACTAGTAATTTGACTAGTGGGGTTAAACGCTCCTGCTCAGTGAATGTATTAGAAGATGTATCTTTAACCAAAATGGCTAAAGCGGAGCTGGGGCCTCTTCATGACCCAATAGCAAAACACATCAGTAAGGCAGACACAGAGGAATGCGCAGGTGGTAGGAAAAGTGATCCCCCCTGGCAAAATGAGCAAGCATCTACAGGTCAGTATGCCACAAACTTAGCAGAATCTGTTCTGCAAGATGCATTCATCAGACTGTCACAGTCTCAACCCACTTTTAATGAGGAGGCTGCAGTCAGCATCTCTGTAGGGAGCTCCTGCAAGTCAGAAGATGTGTCTGCTGCCCGATCATGGAATGAGCTTCCAAAGATCGTCATAGTGCAAAGTCCAGACAGCTGTGAGAATGTGTCTGACTGGCCAGGGTCTGCCTTCCCAAACGTGTGCCACTGGACTGAATCAGAAAGTTCTGCTGAAGTTTCAGATTCCTTCGAGGAAGAACATTCAAATGGGCAAAGCCAGAGTGCGCTGGAGATGGCCCTGGCGTGTGCAGCGACTGTTATTGGAACCATCTCAAGTCCCCAGGCTGCAGAAAAGTTCAGACAGGACCAAGAAGCCACAGACTCCAAAAATGGAGCAGCAGATAATGAAGAGACACATACAGCATCTTCACAGCTACTTGAGGATTGTGCTGGTACAGAATACTCGTTTCCATCTGCGCTGTGTGGCATGACTCAGGTAGCAAGTGCTGTAGCAGTCTGTGGACTGGGGGAAGCAAAGGAAGAGAAGTACCCTGCAACTTCGAGTGgtctgctgtctgcagctcaGAGTTCTGCAGCCATTACTCTTCATTGCAGCATAGCTGTAGGAAGCAGCATGGAGAAGCTGAATGATAGCATTGCAGAGGCACTTCTCAAAGAGGCATCAACAATTTTGACAAAACCCAATACATACAAAAACGTAGGGCATTTTATGGAATCCATAAATGGAAGAATTATTGAAACAGCAGCAAGGCCACAGATTCCACACTCTGATGGAGTAATCAGGGATGAACTTGCACAAAACTTATCTAATATTATTCTACGTCATTCTATCGAAGAGGTTAGGAAGAAGAGACAGCTACAGCCCCGTTCAGAAAACAGCTCAAATACACAAGACATTTTCATGGAGACTGCAAATGAGTTGCTTTTTAATGTGATATATTTCACTTGCAAGAAGATGAATGACATAAGACAAGTTGAAGAGTGttctcctctgttttctgaCAGCCCAAAAGCCAAGAAAGTAACAAGAGTAGAAGGATGGCCAACACAGGCAACGGCACAAGAAGCATCACACAGACCCCTTGATCATTCTGCTGCTAAGCCATTTGGTACATGCTACAGTGCTAGCAAAGAACTTGGAAATGGTACAGGCACTAGGAAAACTAACATGAGAGATGTAAATAGCAAGGAAAGTGCCACACTGAATTCAGAACTAAGTAGAGCCACTGGGCATAATGGGCTTGTTGCAAAAACTTCTCCCAAGAAAAGATACCTGAAAAGAACCACACGAGACTGTTACAAATCCCCAAGTCAAAGTCAGGGTAACaatcagaagaagaaagaatacgGATCATTTtcagacagagaaaacagctttgcaaaCAATGAATGCAGGCATGGCGTTCAAGAACAACAGTCTTCCAATGCCGCTGTGAATGCAGATAACAAGGTGAAGCGTAAGAGTGATGCTGTGCTAAATGATGAAGTCCAAGTTAGTTTATCTTTGTTAGGAAGCCATGTCCTGCTTCCTTCTCAGCCTGTGCTCCAGGTGAAACATTCAAGGGACAAATACTGTATAACAGATTTTGCAGAAGAATTGGCAGAAACAGTGGTCTCTATGGCAACCGAAATAGCTGCCATTTGTCTTGAAAACTCAAATGGAAAGCAACCCTGGTTCTGTGCATGGAAGAGAGGCAATGAATATCTGGTGACCCAGAGTTTGTCATGCAGAaccatgaagaggaaaaaggaaacccATGCTAATAGCTCAGTTGTTCGGAAGCACAGGGCACCTAGACTCAGCGAGATCAAAAGAAAGACAGATGAGCATCCTGAGCTAAAGGAAAAGTTGATGAATCGGGTAGTAGATGAATCTATAAACCTTGAGGATGCACCAGATTCTGTCAATATCTTTGCAAATGAAGTGGCTGCAAAGATCATGAACCTCACTGAACTCTCCATGGTTGATAGCATCTGGCAAGGTCCAAACCACCCCAGGAACAGGCTGCACTGTGACAGATGGAGCCGAGCCAAGGCCTCAAGCTGCGAGAGCATCCCAGAGGAGGATGCTGATTCCAAAGCCTCTGTCCATACCTTAGGCCTAATGAACACCTTGGGGCAATCGATGAGCCAGACAAGTTCTGTCTCAAAGCAGTCTAGCTGTGAAAGCATTACAGATGAATTTTCAAGATTTATGGTGAACCagatggaaaatgaaggaagaggCTTTGATTTATTACTGGATTActatgcaggaaaaaatgcaaacaacatCTTAACTTCTGCTTTGCAACAAGTAGCCATGAAAAATGGTCACCTTAACGTAAGACCAAGTTGCCCATCCAAACAGTCCAGCACAGAAAGCATAACAGAAGAATTTTATAGGTATATGCTACgagaaatagaaaaggaaaacaaagataacCTATCTTCCCCTCGAAATTCAAAGGACTGGTGTGGCAGTTTGCTACCACCCTCTCTACGATCACCTTTTTGCTTCAGACAATCCTCAATGCCTGACACCAGATCATCCAGCTCTAGACTAACAGTTAACATCCCAGTCAAGGCAAATTCATTAGATGGATTTGCCCAGCATCACCGGGATTCCTTAAGCGTGCAGCCAGTCAGTACTGTGGCTTCTTCAGGTCTTTGCAAGTCTGATTCCTGCCTGTACCAAAGATGCAAGACTGACCAGATCACTGATATGTTGATTCACGAGACGTGGGCGAGTTCTATTGAATCTCTAATGCGCAAGAACAAAATCATAGCAGATGAGGCAGAGGTTGCAGAGGCAGATCGCTTTCACAGTGATTCCCCACCACATGTGGAACAATATGCAAACAGACTGGCTGCAAATATTGTTGAAAGTGGTAAAAGTTTAATAGTTGTCCAGCAGGATTCCTTTGATTCTACGAGCCAAGATCATATGCTGGAAAGCAAATATCCCCAAAACGCAACTCAGAttcaaacaaaacccaaaagagATGGAATAAATTTGGATGAGCAAAAAGAGAAGATGATGAACCCTGGATGCCTCCCTGCAGGTCAGCACAGGGAAGTGCCTTTAATTCAGATAGAAACTGATCAACGAGATGAGCCAGATAAAGACTCTGAGTCCTTAACTTCACATGACTCTTCTGGAAAGGAGCAAAGCAGTGAAAAACCTCCAGAAGCTTATGCTGGGAAGCACACGGTTTCCAGTTCCTTACTGAATAGGTAGGTGATAAAGAGAAAATCAGCTTATTGTTTCGGTGTTTAATTTCCCAGTAAACATTATTTTGATGAAGGgagaagatgaagaggaaaCCACTTTTGGAGAAATAAACAGGATAGATTATCACTACAGGTTTCTAACTACATAAAACCACCAAATTATACATCACAGTACTGGTCTGTGGAACAAACTTTTGTTAAATATTACAGTATTATGGTTCTAAGTTTCAAATCCAATACCACACAGACAAGTAAATTTTCCCTTTAACACTAGGTCTTCCATAGTCAAGAAAGGAGAGATGGACAAAGTGTGAATTTTCATTTAGCACTGGCTGAGATctcaatggaaaaataaaaatcagaattagtATAAAACAGAAGATAGAATTTGAGCTGTAGTTCTCTCCTGTGCTTGCTTATGTACCTGATGTTTTGTGTACTTGGAAACAAGACCAGGCTTCCAAAAGCTTGAGGTTCAGCTTTGTGTTTACAGTCTGGAAGAACAagtaatacatatttttagtgGAAAGggagaataaattaaaagcaccCCTCAACTACTTGAGTTCAACCTCTAGGCAGAATTCAGATAGAGAAGAGAATAAAGTTTCATTTGGTGGAGTTTATACCACAGCCTCACACCCTCTCCTTGCAGCTGCACTCCTTTTGTTGAGGAATCTACACTTTGGTTAAGGCAAAGTGTAAGCCCTGCTGTGCGAGAGTGTAGTGCAAGCACAGAGGATTGCTGTGGATGTTAGGAGGTTAAGAGCAAAGCTCTCTCAAGGAATTGCCTATTTTTAACTATACTTCTTAATCATATCTGTTACTTTAATGGTGTCTAAGCTGCCAATCACTTGGAGGATTGCAGCACTCCATTATCTCAGAGTGCTAGAAAGAGTGCAGATGCTTGTGTTCGAAACCATTTTGTAGCTCATTTTATGCTAggcagtgctgtgttttggcttTTGACAAAGCTCTGCTGGAAGCGAGAAAGCATGCACTTCCCTGTGTACAGTAGCAATTAGGTGGATAATTACTATAGTCTCTCTATTTTGTGCTGACTCTCCCCCACTAACCTTCCTCTTCCTTAGAACGCAACCTGCTTTTAATAAGATACATTTAGAAATCTATTTGGAATCTTGACTGTTTggaaataaagttattttctgcagagcttATGAGCCCTTTCATAacagcttttcctctgcatttgaTGCAGAGTTCTCCAAGTGGCTATTGAAAGTTTAAAGTCATAGGATTGGTAGAGCAGAATTAGTACCCAGAGGCTACACCTAtattagcatttttctttggcaaTGCCTTGCAGTTCTGAACCAACTCATCCCCATTTCTATGCATCAGCTCTGTGTGCCGCATGCAAAGCAGATTCCCTTGGGAGGAAAGTCAACGAGAAGCTGTGCTGCAAGTGGGGACCAGGTGTGCTCGTCCCCAACCTAGGAAGGGGGAGCAAGGTGATTCTTCATGTGGGTTTGAACCACTTGTGGCAGGGCCATCTGGACCAAGTCTAGGCTGAAGTAAAAACCCTGACACATGTAACAGATAAACAAGCGTCAGCACCGCTTGCTGTGATCCACTGAACTACTATTGCATGCAGTCACTTGGCAGAATTGGTACAGGCACGCAGGACTCCAGGCAAAATACCAAGCAGACGTATAGTCATTATCAAAAAGCATCACTGGTTTGTCACGTAAGTGCATAATGAAGCAAAGGAACCCAAAGTGCTCCCATAAGATTGCtacccaaaaaaaaatctgttatattTTGGGCTTTATATTGGATGCTACCTGGCTTGTATTAAAACAGCTTCTGGATAGCACCACTACCCTGCTACCCAGCTGCTCAGGATGATGAGTTTCATACCCAAGAGGTCAGAGATGACAGTTTGGGATATTTGACAGATGTTGATGACTGCCTCATAGTTCAAAGGCCCTCAGGCAAATACATCACCTTTCTCTCTGCATAGGAggctgcctctctctctctaacATTCAGCGTTAGCACAGCAACTTCTCAATTTTCCCCAGAGTGAGAGCACAGCACATGGAGATATCCACAGTGATTTTATCTCAGTATATTCTTAATCAAGTTAGTTACTTGGGGACAATAGAATTTGGGGGTTGATCTCTTGCTCTAACCAAATTCAGGATGCCTCAGCCATACCTACAGATAAAAGCCTGGAGAAATTCTCACTTTCAGAGAGGTCCTCCAGAGAGTTGCAAGTgcatgactttaaaaaaataaataaaaaataaatcacagaattgcaaaTGCAGACCATCCAGTAAATATTAACAAAACTACAGCTTTGCTTTAACTGTTACTCTGTTGCGGCAGCAATTAACTCTTTCTGATCACCCAGAAAGAGGTGGCATTTTTTATTCTATACTTTTCTGCCTGCATAGCAAAAGTCCCTTGGTAAATCTCACAATGCCCAGTTTGCCTGCAAAAAGGTACCTTAACTAtagtttttattcttcatttgtATATATACAACAGATATACACACACGCACGCATGTGTGGCGCATCTCAAGTATGAAGAATTATAAAGCGTTTTTTCTGAACCCTGCATTCTCCCAAATCAATCTGGTTTCTACCTACTGCATACTTACTAAgggaaagaattattttatccATTCCCGAACCAAAGCAACAAAGCTCTTAAGAAACACAGCAGGCTACAAGTCATTGGTGATCCACAACCCACAATACTTTCCTACTTCTACTTCTAGACCTTTCTTCAATCTACACTGTTCACAGGGTAGAAGAGCTGGAGGCTTGCTTGTATGATAGGGTGATCCATGCAAGGGTATGTGAGTGTGGATATCTGTAGGAGTCGGTTCTGCTAAGAAAAGAAGTGTGAAATGTCATAGACTCGCTACAGAACGCACAGCTATACTTGTAGGAAAAACTCTAAGCATATCACCTTAGAAGAATTTTCTTCCAGCAACGTGCAGTTAAGGAAGTGGGTATGGTTTAAGTGTGTTTATGTAACTAGTCAGTGGAGCACGTTGTGGTCTCATGTGATggaaggtatttatttttttaaaaaacttgctAACTTGCTATAAATGATATATCTGAATGTTGTAGGccttttctgtgttgctttaaaatagctggctttgtttgaaatgcattcagtaaaagttttctgaaaatttctcctgcattaaaataaagcaaagtgCATTTCAAGCAATTCAGAAAAACgtacacaaaacagaaatgagagacCTTTAGAAAGTAGCATTGTCAGTGAAGATGCTGCACAACGTGTTGGTATTTTTCATGTCAGGTTGAGTTAGGtttacaacaaaaaaataccacgGTAGAACGCACTCATTCTCCAATCTGGGATCCTGCACAGCTCAGATAGGAACTAGATGTATCTGATTTCATCTTGTTATTTCACTTCTAGATAGGATAATGTTGTCTTCTTCTGTTCTTATACTCTATTATAACAATTTTGACCTTCTTATATATATGCCATGCATTTCTACTTCTTGATTTAACACTACTGTCATACACCAGAAACTGGAGAAATCTGAAcatacagattaaaaacaatctGTACAGAACTCAAAATGCTCTATCTCTTCATTGTTAAGAATTACTACTGGCATTAGAAGAGCAGGCAAAGATAATTTTTGATCCAGATTTTATTCTCGATTACCTCCCCTAGCTAGAAAACGTTCACATACACATGTAACATACCTAACTATAATCAATGGTCCAATAAGAATAAAAGATCACATTAAGCAAGCAGAAAACCTTGTCAAGAAACTTTTTCACCCACCACCAGGACAGGAATTTAGTGCCTATATGTAGCTCCACCTATGCTGTCATTCTGCACTAATATTTATCCCGTATTTCAACCACTCCTTGACCAAAGTACATTAAGCAATAGACCTATGCAGCAAGCAGTTCTTTTTGTACAAGTTAAGCATTTTCTATGCATATTTCCACATAAggcttattttgctttgtatttgtttacaGCACCCACAGGAAGACCATTTTTAAAGAGCATCCCAGACCATATGTTGAACTAGTCTTCTCATATGAGATTATAAGTCTGTCCAGTTTCTTGTACCTGTACAGTTTGTGCATCTCAGTTAACTTTAATGAGTAGCATTGCCTGAAGATTTGCAGTAGTAGCTTGTTTGCCTATATTACAATTATCAATATGCCTTCCTTATCATCCTACCAGCAAGAATGCTCAGAGCAGACTAGATGCTGAAGTCCCAGGAGAGACAAAAACAGCGGAAGAATTTCCAAACCATCTCAGCAGCAGTGAAGAAAGCACTGGGAGCTGGTCCCAGCTGGCCAACGATGAGGACAATCCAGATGACACAAGTAGCTACTTACAACTCAGTGAACGATCCCTGAGGTACCGGTATTGTCTGTTCTCAGTATACATAATGGTTTGGTCAACTAAGCATATGACTTAATAACCAGATGTTGGCAATGAGGGGCGATAACTCAAGATTGAGAACATTGTAAAGAAAGCCTAGTGACAgttcatctcattttaaaaataaattaaaaaataaagaaagccaCATCCTCCTTTTCTGCCAGATCTTTGTTTTGGTGAGCAGTTGCTTTCATGGCCTGGATGTGCTTCGTTGTCCCATGCAAGTGCCCCAGTCCTACAGTGAAAGGGCTGTCAGACAAGCTAATTGCTACgatctttgctttgctttatttgctACTGTTTCCAAAACAATTACATCATCTTAGCCAAAACTGATGAGACTGCTATTCCCACCAGGTATCTGTATAATGAGAGCACAGATAGCACCCTGATCAATTTAGACTAGCATAGGGAAGCAGATCAACAAAGGATGGCTAAGTTTGCCCCTAGTATGCATAAATTCCAGTGTTCCCACTGCATTGTGCCACTTCGTCTTCCTACTCTAGACAAGACATGTTTAAAGGTGTTACCAAGCCCTTAGAGTATGTATAAACAAATGTTAGTTTGCAGCCCTTTCACAACTTCAAATTGAGCAagattttttcttacattttttcaaggtgtttttttttttcattttttttttcttaaatctgatcttaaatcagatttttaaaaatattgtcaagTAATTACTTCTTTCTCTTGGGTATTAAGACAGGAAGGGAAGACTATAGCAACAAAGCAGGTAAAAGAGTCTGTCAGAGAGCACTGTTGGCTCACTGAAAGAAAACGGGTGAACGTTCATCTAACTGTTGTAGTATCAACCCTTAAAGTTTCTGGTATAGGAGAGCTAATACATTGTGCCATTTGGCTCTGCATTGGAACTGAAATTGTCTCTGAAGTCTGAATGCATGGCATACTGACCTTGATTCAGAAAAAACTATTACAGCTGTGTAAACATTCACTGTCAAGCATGTAGCACTGTTATAAAGTGAACAGGtactattttttccaaatattcttAGGTTTTATACTTCATCCTTTTGAAGCAGCCAAAGAATACTTCAAGGCATTAATGGTTCCAATGAGCATTGGCTTTTTAACTAAAGTCTCAGTCTTTCAGAGTAGCCAGAAGCATCAGGGACCATCACTCCATCTGGGGCACCCTCAGATCCCTGAGGGTAGGTAGGGTAGGACACAATATGCTGAAACTGCTGCTGGTTACAGGCATGGAGTCAGCCAACAGGTAAGCAGTACGATAGGCAACCTCAGggtatgtgtatatatacatacatatacacataccTCTCTCTGTATACACAGACGCACAAACCTTGGTTTAACTCAACACATTCTGAATCTGTATCTGAGTATCTGAATCTCTGCAGGTTTTTCCAGGACATGTCTATGCTTGGTAATCTTTCTTTTCAAGGACACATGcagattgtttttctgcttgagACCAAATGTTCATTGCATAAGCCATTCACAAGAAGACAgtctatgatttttttcagttcacagCATCACTTGATACATGATCTGCCTAGCgctattttaatacaaaactcATTATTTTGAGCAGATTAGTGTGCTGCATTCTGGGAAACACTTGCTGAGCACAGCTGATTTTGTGGAACTCTGCATAACAGGGGACTGCCTCCTCACTTTacttgtacagaaaaaaaaatgtatggagACGTGTTCAGTGCAGCTTGGCACTAATATTTAAACTTTTGCTTTGTTAGCAATGGCAACAGCAGTACAACTAGCAGTCTTGGCATTATGGACCTGGAAATTTATCAGGAGAACATGCCATCTTCTCCTATGATTAAGTAAGTAGTCACTGAAGTGAGATTTGATGTTCAGTCTAATTTTAACCGCAAATCATTTACACCATCTAAAATGCGCCAAGCCCTGCTTTGCACCTGCTGCTTAGCCTGCCCTTAGTTTCAGCAAAGCTCACAAGTAGGTGTCTGTACAGTGTGACAGCATTAGATGGTGAAAAGTTACAGGAAATCCCACCCAGGTGGACCTCTTGAGAATATGGATCCAACTGTTCTGCCTAGAAGACAGCCTTCTGAGCATCCATTTCACATTGCGTGAACTTTCTTCTCTGAGAAATTTCAAATATTACTAAAACTTTAATGTAAGAGCAAGTAAGATCAAGCAAATAAAGATcaattaaagttaaaaaaaaaaaaaaaaacatggcattACTATAATAATTTGGCTTAAGTTATGTCTTAAGTATTGTTTCAGGGTGTGTTTCTATTGAGCACACAATATAATTGTCAAGAGATGTGTAAGAATTTGCCTAAAGATGCTGGTACCCTGAAACGTGGTATGTAACCAGTCAGCTGGTGAATGCCACGATGAAGACAGGGCACGGCCACTGCAGAAGACTACGTACGGACTGTACATCACATATTGAACATGGAAACTTTGTGAAGTCAGTTATATCAGAAGACCTTTACAGCCCATTACCAGGCTATTCTACAACAAACCATCCTGCTTTTGAGAAGCTCTTTTTTTGTCAGAAACCCAGGCATTCATATTTCTGTAGAGCTGCATGCATTCCCTCTGGATCAGGACACTAACCTTGTTAAAAGATTTCCATCTTAGCAGTAGGCAGCAATACCTCCTACACACCTTTCTTAAGGTCACCCCTTTCCCatacttttccaaagattaaaGTGATAAACTTCTGACTCCTCATTAGCTTTCAGTGGCTATTCACAGGTGTTAGCCAACAGGCACAAGATCCTGGCAGGACAGATGTTGGGGAACACAGCACCACCACTCAGGACAGCTCGTCCTTCCACAAATCAAAGTCAAGGCTCAGAATACATCTGCTGTTCAAACAGAACACTGGTAAAATAGAATCTGATGGAAGGGACGTTATTAGGCCCCTGTGATTCTGTCATGACAAACCATAGACTGCATACTGCCATGTTATTCTTTCACATCTCGCAGTAACCACTACACAAGCGTGTGTATAAGCTTGGTCCTTTGAAGCCTTGGGGGAGATGCTGAAAGCCTGTGAAAGAGGGTGGTAAGGGTAGCGTCCTCCCGTGTGGGAAACAAAGTCTTGCAGTCCTTGGTTGAGGACAGGAGAGTCTGGAAACACCTCAGTGCTCTCTCTCCAGTACTGAAGAAGTGGCTGCTGTAACTAACATCAGACATGAATTCACAGGTTCCTGCCACATGTATGAGAGCATGGACATTATGTTCAGAAATGGAAGCTGAAGCAGTGAAAACATAGCCAGGGTTTGTAGTTTAATGGGAAAAATGGAACATAAGAAGTGAAGTCTTTTGAAATTTTTGCAATGTGTAAGCAGAATTTGGTTATCCAAACAGCTAATCTATTTGAGAACAGCAGTAGGTGAAGACATTGATAGCTGTTTGCGTTTAGCTATGAAAAATACTTACACTGTTAATAAATAATAGTTAATATGAATTAATAAAACTAGAAAGCAAGACTGAAAAAAGTTCACCCAACAACTATAGAACTGCAAAATGCAGACATTGGAAATTCAGTATTTCCCCCATGGTTACAAGACCTGCTGCGTCTTACCATAATGTCATTCTTTGTCATTACGTAAACCGCAAAGATACACGGATGAAACGTAACACACAGTGCAACTGGTACAAGTACTTCATCATACCACAGGAATAACACTGCAATTCCCATGGCTTTTCCTGATTTACAGATTAAGTTACTGTAATATATTcagtcttttattattttatcctgtttaacatttttcttgcagttttctaGGTCTTACATTGGGGGAGAAGTTTGTCCATCATGATGCGGTGTTGTAGACTGTTCCTAAATATCACTAATga containing:
- the SPHKAP gene encoding A-kinase anchor protein SPHKAP isoform X11, coding for MQEVPEHQGNSTDSSGSSLGSSVTACKKVCFVNLDANRDDCSDEQMQQKLISVSPNLPKLISSMNVQPPKENEIVLLSGLTSGNLQADYEVPQCPWLADVCLVQCARGDRKNSASCIIFEINKFLIGLELVQERQLQIEAHVSKPEDDTNCSVSSIEEDFLTASEHLEEENEADEYKTVGHEKISVSESSSDIKKNKGKGFENLHYRKAKLPLILEGNSIKKENTATRVSEAVNAAAEDGISQHEDKPDQQIPWQKELVETATSCVSTSNLTSGVKRSCSVNVLEDVSLTKMAKAELGPLHDPIAKHISKADTEECAGGRKSDPPWQNEQASTGQYATNLAESVLQDAFIRLSQSQPTFNEEAAVSISVGSSCKSEDVSAARSWNELPKIVIVQSPDSCENVSDWPGSAFPNVCHWTESESSAEVSDSFEEEHSNGQSQSALEMALACAATVIGTISSPQAAEKFRQDQEATDSKNGAADNEETHTASSQLLEDCAGTEYSFPSALCGMTQVASAVAVCGLGEAKEEKYPATSSGLLSAAQSSAAITLHCSIAVGSSMEKLNDSIAEALLKEASTILTKPNTYKNVGHFMESINGRIIETAARPQIPHSDGVIRDELAQNLSNIILRHSIEEVRKKRQLQPRSENSSNTQDIFMETANELLFNVIYFTCKKMNDIRQVEECSPLFSDSPKAKKVTRVEGWPTQATAQEASHRPLDHSAAKPFGTCYSASKELGNGTGTRKTNMRDVNSKESATLNSELSRATGHNGLVAKTSPKKRYLKRTTRDCYKSPSQSQGNNQKKKEYGSFSDRENSFANNECRHGVQEQQSSNAAVNADNKVKRKSDAVLNDEVQVSLSLLGSHVLLPSQPVLQVKHSRDKYCITDFAEELAETVVSMATEIAAICLENSNGKQPWFCAWKRGNEYLVTQSLSCRTMKRKKETHANSSVVRKHRAPRLSEIKRKTDEHPELKEKLMNRVVDESINLEDAPDSVNIFANEVAAKIMNLTELSMVDSIWQGPNHPRNRLHCDRWSRAKASSCESIPEEDADSKASVHTLGLMNTLGQSMSQTSSVSKQSSCESITDEFSRFMVNQMENEGRGFDLLLDYYAGKNANNILTSALQQVAMKNGHLNVRPSCPSKQSSTESITEEFYRYMLREIEKENKDNLSSPRNSKDWCGSLLPPSLRSPFCFRQSSMPDTRSSSSRLTVNIPVKANSLDGFAQHHRDSLSVQPVSTVASSGLCKSDSCLYQRCKTDQITDMLIHETWASSIESLMRKNKIIADEAEVAEADRFHSDSPPHVEQYANRLAANIVESGKSLIVVQQDSFDSTSQDHMLESKYPQNATQIQTKPKRDGINLDEQKEKMMNPGCLPAGQHREVPLIQIETDQRDEPDKDSESLTSHDSSGKEQSSEKPPEAYAGKHTVSSSLLNSKNAQSRLDAEVPGETKTAEEFPNHLSSSEESTGSWSQLANDEDNPDDTSSYLQLSERSLSNGNSSTTSSLGIMDLEIYQENMPSSPMINELVEEKVFLKEQTENTEESTSGLSVGTANCQKDLLVINFDLEPECPDAELRATLQWIAASELGIPTIYFKKSQENRIEKFLDVVQLVQRKSWKVGDIFHAVVQYCKLSEEGREMTPSLFDWLLELG